A portion of the Candidatus Roseilinea sp. genome contains these proteins:
- the pyrF gene encoding orotidine 5'-phosphate decarboxylase gives MSAFIEKLAQAQHKNRSYLCIGLDIVVAHTPLPIQPYDEPMLPFARAIIEATSDLVCAYKPNLGFYLAEGAAGMIALERIVRLIPPDIPIILDGTFGDAGRTAEAYARGAFEQFRADAVTLSPYIGSDAIRPFLKYADRGVFVMARTSNAHAWELQDLEVEVRPAMDDRRANALTLRLYEKVALMANRWHAEGPGACGLVVSATAPEEMRRIRALSPQLPFLILSVGAQDSDLAAAVEFGRTRDGLGPVISVSHSVIYASRKADFAEAARAAALQWVEQMRSLGAP, from the coding sequence ATGTCCGCCTTCATCGAAAAGCTCGCGCAAGCGCAGCACAAGAATCGCTCCTATCTGTGCATCGGCCTGGACATCGTGGTAGCGCATACGCCGTTGCCGATCCAACCCTATGATGAGCCGATGCTCCCCTTCGCCCGCGCCATCATCGAGGCGACCAGCGATTTAGTCTGCGCCTACAAGCCCAACCTCGGTTTCTACCTGGCAGAGGGCGCCGCCGGCATGATCGCCCTAGAACGCATCGTGCGCCTGATTCCGCCGGATATCCCGATCATCCTCGACGGCACATTCGGCGACGCCGGGCGCACGGCCGAAGCCTATGCGCGCGGCGCCTTTGAGCAGTTCCGCGCCGACGCCGTCACGCTCTCCCCCTACATCGGCAGCGATGCCATTCGCCCCTTCCTGAAATATGCCGACCGGGGCGTGTTCGTGATGGCGCGCACGAGCAACGCGCACGCCTGGGAGTTGCAAGACCTGGAAGTAGAGGTCCGGCCGGCTATGGATGACCGGCGCGCCAACGCGCTCACGCTGCGCCTTTATGAGAAGGTTGCGCTGATGGCCAATCGTTGGCATGCCGAAGGACCCGGCGCATGCGGGCTGGTAGTGAGCGCGACCGCGCCGGAGGAGATGCGGCGCATCCGCGCATTGTCCCCACAGTTGCCGTTCCTCATCCTCAGCGTGGGGGCGCAGGACAGCGACCTGGCCGCCGCAGTGGAATTCGGGCGAACGCGCGATGGCCTGGGGCCGGTGATCAGCGTCTCGCATTCGGTGATTTACGCCTCGCGCAAGGCCGACTTCGCCGAAGCGGCCCGTGCCGCCGCGCTGCAGTGGGTCGAGCAGATGCGTAGCCTGGGTGCGCCGTAG
- a CDS encoding membrane protein has translation MGDPPLRGRIWALGVLLLALAMRAFDLAGQSLWYDEAFSVRFAQQNDILALFVREAQLNLNTPLHYILLKGWMAGLGESEFAVRLPSVFAGVVSVALASRLSVVALRRPSMIPATLVALSPVGVMAAQDVRMHALASCLSLAATVALLMALRSEKPGLWLAWGGLGMLAFATHVLSGLVVGVHLAIGIASRLIERRRLGQAQLLASVVTGAIILAWAALLWANRADYGVSYAASADWPTLMVQTAAGQVLPRLLPATWITPAGVAVMIALALSCVALVARRDRPHLAAALAAIAVMSPVAVATFCAVVGKFSPRYPTIVAPIVLATLGVAVAGAPQHGRVAQALARAGFTALALGFGAALPALRISPLYANEDFRGAVSYIRAHLQPDERVVLVSGHFAPAFEYYWRGATDVWVALPPDPVLNVRNTLTYTSVVPTTNAALANLGGAWLLLWQADVIDPTGVVPALLRRQSQALAPQPNTPQFAGLRLEHYRFFQPYRPLPEQIPASEAVIEHNRPEVGLRSLGCVQPQPARAGDGFMEVQCFWQTQPFVPLSVYTKVSLRLADARGEQVLQSDQPIAFNGFPYTPFEKPIWGVYLIPLPPDLQSGDYTLRVIPYTETGEISPQVSLPIRVLSR, from the coding sequence ATGGGTGATCCCCCCCTGCGCGGACGAATCTGGGCTTTGGGCGTCCTGCTGCTTGCGCTGGCCATGCGTGCCTTCGACCTGGCCGGTCAGAGCCTGTGGTATGACGAAGCCTTCTCGGTGCGCTTTGCACAGCAGAACGACATCCTCGCGCTGTTCGTCCGCGAAGCGCAGTTGAATTTGAACACGCCGCTGCACTACATCCTCTTGAAGGGATGGATGGCCGGATTGGGGGAGAGCGAGTTCGCCGTTCGATTGCCCTCCGTTTTTGCCGGCGTGGTGAGCGTTGCGCTGGCCTCCCGCTTGAGCGTCGTCGCCCTGCGTCGGCCCTCGATGATCCCTGCGACGCTCGTCGCCCTCTCGCCGGTCGGCGTCATGGCAGCGCAGGATGTGCGCATGCACGCCCTGGCGAGCTGTCTGAGCTTGGCAGCCACCGTCGCATTGTTGATGGCGCTGCGCAGCGAGAAGCCGGGTCTCTGGCTCGCGTGGGGGGGGCTCGGCATGCTGGCCTTCGCAACCCACGTGCTAAGCGGGTTGGTCGTCGGTGTGCATCTCGCCATCGGCATCGCGTCGCGTCTGATTGAAAGAAGGCGGCTCGGCCAGGCACAGCTTCTCGCTTCGGTCGTTACCGGCGCGATCATCCTGGCCTGGGCCGCGCTGCTGTGGGCGAATCGCGCCGACTACGGCGTGAGCTACGCTGCGTCGGCGGACTGGCCGACGCTGATGGTGCAAACGGCCGCCGGCCAGGTGTTGCCGCGCCTGTTACCCGCGACATGGATCACGCCGGCCGGCGTCGCCGTCATGATCGCGCTTGCGCTGTCATGCGTCGCGCTGGTCGCGAGGCGTGATCGGCCGCACCTTGCGGCGGCGCTGGCCGCGATCGCGGTCATGTCGCCGGTCGCCGTCGCGACGTTCTGCGCCGTCGTCGGCAAGTTTTCGCCGCGCTATCCGACCATCGTCGCGCCCATTGTGCTGGCGACCCTCGGCGTTGCCGTTGCCGGTGCGCCGCAACATGGTCGGGTTGCGCAAGCGCTGGCGCGCGCCGGCTTCACCGCGCTCGCCCTGGGATTCGGCGCCGCGTTGCCCGCGCTGCGCATCAGCCCGCTCTATGCCAACGAAGACTTCCGCGGCGCGGTGTCCTACATCCGCGCGCACCTGCAGCCGGATGAGCGCGTGGTGCTGGTCTCGGGCCACTTCGCGCCGGCCTTCGAGTATTACTGGCGCGGCGCGACGGATGTCTGGGTCGCTTTGCCACCCGACCCGGTGCTGAACGTGCGCAACACGCTGACCTACACCAGCGTGGTGCCGACGACGAACGCGGCGCTGGCCAACCTGGGCGGCGCGTGGCTACTGCTTTGGCAGGCCGACGTGATTGACCCGACCGGCGTCGTGCCGGCGCTGCTGCGCCGCCAGTCGCAGGCTCTTGCGCCACAGCCTAATACGCCGCAATTTGCCGGCTTGCGCTTGGAGCATTACCGCTTCTTTCAGCCCTATCGCCCGCTGCCCGAGCAGATTCCCGCCAGCGAGGCCGTGATCGAACACAATCGCCCCGAAGTCGGACTGCGCAGCCTGGGCTGCGTGCAGCCGCAGCCGGCCCGTGCCGGGGATGGCTTCATGGAGGTGCAGTGCTTTTGGCAAACCCAGCCGTTCGTGCCGCTGTCGGTATATACGAAAGTGTCATTGCGGCTGGCCGACGCGCGGGGCGAGCAGGTGCTGCAATCCGACCAACCCATCGCCTTCAACGGCTTCCCCTACACGCCGTTCGAGAAGCCGATCTGGGGGGTATATCTCATCCCGCTGCCGCCCGATCTCCAATCAGGCGATTACACCTTGCGCGTCATCCCCTACACCGAAACGGGTGAGATTTCGCCGCAGGTGTCGCTGCCGATTCGCGTGTTGTCCCGCTAA
- a CDS encoding succinate dehydrogenase, cytochrome b556 subunit, whose protein sequence is MFTPLMTTARESLRYKGSGHVLWLLHRVTGLGVVIFLGTHIFGMSMATFNPPLHEAMLAVYKTPLFSVGEIVLAACLIFHAVNGTRIAILELRPALWDKQEVATRWSVIITLILLAPTIAIMAFKSLSYYATHGLK, encoded by the coding sequence ATGTTCACCCCCCTGATGACTACTGCGCGCGAATCGCTGCGCTACAAGGGCAGCGGCCACGTCCTTTGGCTGCTGCACCGCGTGACTGGTCTTGGCGTCGTGATCTTCCTCGGCACGCACATCTTCGGCATGAGCATGGCAACGTTCAACCCGCCGCTGCACGAGGCGATGCTCGCGGTTTATAAGACGCCGTTGTTCTCCGTCGGCGAGATCGTCTTGGCCGCCTGCTTGATCTTTCACGCTGTGAATGGCACGCGCATCGCCATCCTAGAGCTGCGGCCGGCGCTGTGGGACAAACAAGAAGTCGCCACCCGCTGGTCGGTCATCATCACGCTCATCCTGCTTGCGCCGACCATCGCGATTATGGCGTTCAAGTCCCTCAGCTACTACGCGACGCACGGCTTAAAGTAA
- a CDS encoding succinate dehydrogenase flavoprotein subunit, with protein sequence MPQYHQFDALVVGAGGAGLMAALYASRGVNTAVISKLYPTRSHTGTAQGGISAALGNLEEDKWEWHAYDTIKGGDFLCDQDAVDIMCREAIDAVIDLEHMGLPFDRTPDGKISQRRFGGHTNNETKKPVMRACHAADRTGHMILQTLYQNCIKNNVKFFDEFQVIDVLIEDGKCNGVVAVQLATGEIHVFHSKATLIATGGFGKMWKVTSNAHSLTGDLPAAVLRRGLPLEDMEFFQFHPTGVYKLGILLSEAARGEGAVFINDKGERFMERYMPTLKDLAPRDICSRCIYTEIREGRGIGGKDYVYLDFRPEQINKYFEADGNPKRIDAHYLETRLPDIIEFARVYQGIDPIKEPVPIQPTAHYAMGGIPTDNDARVLADETGRIVEGLYAAGEVACVSVHGANRLGTNSLVDLVVFGKRGGIAMAEYCKQASFRPINRDAAAKEGAAQLDRIRNNNGNERPHAIRKEMQAVMDEKVGVYRTGAGLEEAIDKIHELQARYKRIRIDDKGFKWNTDLMEAWELGALLDLAEVTAFAALARTESRGGHYREDYPNRDDVNFLKHSMVWKNGTITLKYKPVRITRIPPQERKY encoded by the coding sequence ATGCCTCAGTATCATCAGTTTGATGCGCTTGTAGTGGGCGCGGGCGGCGCAGGGTTGATGGCGGCCCTGTATGCCAGCAGAGGTGTGAACACCGCCGTCATCAGCAAGCTGTATCCCACGCGTTCGCACACCGGCACAGCGCAGGGCGGCATCAGCGCTGCGCTGGGTAACCTGGAAGAGGACAAATGGGAATGGCACGCCTACGACACGATCAAAGGCGGCGACTTCCTGTGCGACCAAGACGCGGTGGACATCATGTGCCGCGAGGCCATTGACGCGGTGATTGACCTGGAACACATGGGCCTGCCGTTCGACCGCACGCCCGACGGCAAGATCAGCCAGCGGCGCTTTGGCGGGCACACCAACAACGAGACCAAAAAGCCGGTCATGCGCGCCTGCCACGCCGCCGACCGCACCGGCCACATGATCCTGCAAACGCTTTATCAGAACTGTATCAAGAACAACGTCAAGTTCTTCGATGAGTTCCAGGTGATTGACGTGCTGATCGAGGACGGCAAGTGCAACGGCGTGGTGGCCGTGCAATTGGCCACCGGCGAGATCCACGTCTTCCACAGCAAAGCAACGCTGATCGCCACCGGCGGCTTCGGCAAGATGTGGAAGGTGACCAGCAACGCGCACTCGCTCACCGGCGACCTGCCGGCGGCGGTGCTGCGGCGCGGCTTGCCGCTGGAGGACATGGAGTTCTTCCAGTTCCACCCGACCGGCGTGTATAAGCTGGGCATCTTGCTCAGCGAGGCCGCGCGCGGCGAAGGCGCGGTGTTCATCAACGACAAGGGCGAGCGCTTCATGGAGCGCTACATGCCCACCCTGAAAGACCTCGCCCCGCGCGACATCTGCAGCCGCTGCATCTATACCGAGATTCGCGAAGGTCGCGGCATCGGCGGCAAAGACTACGTGTATCTGGACTTCCGCCCCGAGCAAATCAACAAATACTTCGAGGCAGACGGCAACCCTAAGCGCATTGACGCGCACTACTTGGAGACCCGACTGCCCGACATCATCGAGTTCGCCCGCGTGTACCAGGGGATTGACCCGATCAAAGAGCCGGTGCCGATTCAGCCGACGGCGCACTACGCCATGGGCGGCATCCCTACCGACAACGACGCGCGCGTGCTGGCCGACGAAACCGGTCGGATCGTGGAAGGGCTTTACGCCGCCGGCGAGGTGGCCTGCGTCAGCGTGCACGGCGCCAACCGGCTGGGCACGAACTCGTTGGTGGACCTGGTGGTTTTCGGCAAGCGCGGCGGCATCGCCATGGCCGAGTATTGCAAGCAAGCGTCGTTCCGCCCCATCAACCGCGACGCGGCGGCCAAAGAAGGCGCTGCGCAGCTTGACCGCATCCGCAACAACAACGGCAACGAACGCCCTCATGCCATCCGCAAAGAGATGCAGGCGGTCATGGATGAAAAGGTCGGCGTGTATCGCACCGGCGCCGGCCTGGAGGAGGCGATTGACAAAATCCACGAGCTGCAGGCTCGCTACAAGCGCATCCGCATAGACGACAAAGGCTTCAAGTGGAACACCGACCTGATGGAAGCCTGGGAGCTGGGTGCGCTGCTCGACCTGGCCGAGGTCACTGCGTTTGCGGCCCTGGCGCGCACCGAGAGCCGCGGCGGCCATTACCGCGAGGATTATCCCAACCGCGACGACGTGAACTTCCTCAAACACTCGATGGTCTGGAAGAACGGGACGATCACGCTGAAGTACAAGCCGGTGCGCATCACGCGTATCCCGCCGCAGGAGAGGAAGTATTGA
- a CDS encoding succinate dehydrogenase iron-sulfur subunit: MKINLKIKRFNPETDKKPHWETYAVEVEPTDRVLDALHEVKWNQDGTLALRRSCAHGVCGSDAMRINGRNMLACKVLIQNIAKDGDTITVEPILGLPVVKDLIVDMEPFFAHYRAVMPYLVNNDPLPENGRERLQSPADRERYDDTTKCILCAACTTSCPSFWARGEYVGPAAIVQAHRFIFDSRDQAAQQRLEILSAQDGVWRCRTVFNCTEACPRGIQVTKAIGEVKEALRTGVIQ, translated from the coding sequence ATGAAGATCAACCTGAAGATCAAGCGCTTCAATCCGGAGACGGACAAGAAGCCACACTGGGAAACCTACGCGGTCGAAGTTGAGCCGACCGACCGCGTGCTCGACGCGCTGCACGAAGTGAAATGGAACCAGGACGGCACGCTGGCCCTGCGGCGCAGTTGCGCGCACGGCGTGTGCGGCAGCGATGCCATGCGCATCAACGGCCGCAACATGCTGGCCTGCAAAGTGCTGATTCAGAACATCGCCAAAGACGGCGACACGATCACCGTCGAGCCGATCCTTGGCCTGCCGGTGGTGAAAGACTTGATCGTGGATATGGAGCCGTTCTTTGCGCACTACCGGGCGGTGATGCCGTATCTGGTGAACAACGACCCGTTGCCGGAGAACGGCCGCGAACGCTTGCAGTCGCCGGCGGACCGTGAGCGCTATGACGACACGACCAAGTGCATCTTGTGTGCGGCTTGCACCACGAGTTGCCCATCGTTCTGGGCGCGAGGCGAATACGTCGGGCCGGCGGCCATTGTGCAGGCGCACCGCTTCATCTTCGACAGCCGCGACCAAGCCGCACAGCAGCGCTTGGAGATCCTGAGCGCGCAAGATGGCGTCTGGCGCTGCCGCACCGTCTTCAACTGCACCGAGGCTTGTCCGCGCGGCATCCAGGTGACTAAAGCAATCGGCGAGGTCAAAGAAGCCCTGCGCACCGGCGTTATTCAATAG
- a CDS encoding histidine kinase, with product MKHMTVRDAMHKGVVSCDSSISVRDAARIMNEKGLRSLVVVDFDCALAGIISETDIVAARLVHESGKPWDQLTVGEIMTNRVLTVTPDMSLKEAAKIIIDHRIHRVVVAEPDDICNPIGILSLGDIMRYLERVEREEAGQAPNRS from the coding sequence ATGAAGCACATGACAGTCCGAGACGCCATGCACAAGGGCGTCGTGAGTTGCGATTCGTCTATCAGCGTGCGCGATGCTGCACGCATCATGAACGAAAAAGGGTTGCGCTCGCTCGTGGTGGTGGATTTCGATTGCGCGCTGGCCGGCATCATCTCTGAGACCGACATCGTCGCGGCGCGGCTGGTCCACGAGAGCGGCAAGCCTTGGGACCAACTCACCGTCGGCGAGATCATGACCAACCGCGTGCTGACGGTGACGCCGGACATGTCCCTGAAGGAGGCCGCCAAGATCATCATTGACCACCGCATCCACCGCGTCGTGGTGGCCGAGCCGGACGACATCTGCAACCCGATCGGCATCCTTTCGCTCGGTGACATCATGCGCTATCTGGAGCGCGTCGAGCGAGAAGAGGCCGGCCAGGCGCCCAATCGAAGCTAA
- a CDS encoding 3-isopropylmalate dehydrogenase, with amino-acid sequence MTYRLCIIPGDGVGREVIPCAVAALQRALPGVTTVEAEAGWDCFQRTGNALPDETIAQIAACGAALFGAVSSPSHKVEGYRSPIIQMRQRFDLYANLRPTRILWSQASQTIGRLQAVDLILVRENTQGLYSGRERLQGEEAIAERVITRAASERIARVAFALARQRERKRVTIVHKANILPLTDGLFRDTVRAVGASYPEVAIDEMLVDTAAMMLASKPARFDVIVTTNLFGDILSDVASVWGGGMGVAPSLNLGEGVAIAEPVHGSAPDIAGKGIANPCGAILSAALLARHHWKRADVAERIERAVYGAIESGARTPDLGGQATTQDVAAEILRRI; translated from the coding sequence ATGACCTACCGCCTCTGCATCATCCCAGGCGATGGGGTGGGCCGCGAAGTGATCCCTTGCGCCGTTGCGGCCCTGCAACGCGCATTGCCCGGCGTGACCACAGTCGAGGCCGAGGCTGGCTGGGACTGCTTCCAGCGCACTGGCAACGCGTTGCCCGATGAGACCATCGCCCAGATCGCTGCTTGCGGCGCAGCCTTGTTCGGGGCCGTCTCCTCGCCGTCACACAAGGTCGAGGGCTATCGCAGCCCGATCATCCAGATGCGCCAGCGCTTCGACCTGTATGCCAACTTGCGCCCAACGCGCATCCTGTGGTCCCAGGCGTCGCAGACGATCGGCCGGCTGCAAGCCGTGGACCTGATCTTGGTGCGCGAGAACACCCAGGGGCTATATTCCGGCCGCGAGCGGCTGCAAGGTGAGGAAGCCATTGCCGAGCGCGTGATCACCCGCGCGGCGTCGGAGCGCATCGCGCGCGTGGCGTTCGCGCTGGCGCGCCAGCGCGAGCGCAAGCGCGTCACCATCGTGCACAAGGCCAACATCCTGCCGCTCACCGATGGCCTCTTCCGCGACACGGTGCGCGCGGTGGGCGCGAGCTATCCCGAGGTGGCCATTGACGAGATGCTGGTGGACACGGCGGCGATGATGTTGGCGTCGAAGCCGGCGCGGTTCGATGTGATCGTCACCACCAACTTGTTCGGCGACATCCTGAGCGACGTGGCCAGCGTGTGGGGCGGCGGCATGGGCGTGGCGCCTTCGCTCAACCTCGGCGAAGGCGTGGCGATCGCCGAGCCGGTGCACGGCAGCGCGCCCGACATCGCCGGCAAGGGCATTGCCAACCCCTGCGGCGCGATCCTGAGCGCAGCGTTGCTGGCTCGGCACCACTGGAAGCGGGCCGACGTTGCCGAACGCATCGAGCGCGCCGTGTATGGAGCGATCGAGAGCGGCGCGCGCACGCCCGACTTGGGGGGCCAGGCCACCACGCAGGACGTCGCGGCGGAGATACTACGGCGCATCTGA
- a CDS encoding GIY-YIG nuclease family protein: protein MPEVYILRCADGSLYTGIAKDADARLKAHQAGHGGRYTRARRPVALVWRRQVATWREAMQFECAIKRLPRAKKLALIAASPQGTDEAGYLALLR, encoded by the coding sequence ATGCCGGAAGTCTACATTTTGCGCTGCGCCGATGGCTCGCTCTACACCGGCATCGCCAAAGACGCTGATGCGCGGCTGAAGGCGCATCAGGCCGGGCACGGCGGGCGTTACACGCGGGCGCGGCGGCCGGTGGCGTTGGTCTGGCGCCGCCAAGTGGCAACGTGGCGCGAGGCGATGCAGTTCGAGTGCGCCATCAAACGCCTGCCCCGGGCGAAGAAGCTGGCGCTGATCGCTGCGTCACCGCAGGGGACGGATGAGGCCGGTTATCTTGCGCTCCTCCGATAG
- a CDS encoding 3-hydroxybutyrate dehydrogenase, with translation MPLEDKTVLVTGAGSGIGRACAQAFARAGARVLVHDIAPEAQQVADALSATFLRADLSDQEAVKSLAQAALHAAGGRVDILINNAGFQHIHPVEEFPEATWNKMIQVMLTAPFQLIKYLLPAMKANRWGRIINISSLHGVVASPFKSAYISAKHGLMGLTKTVALEAAAFGVTVNAICPAYVRTPIVDKQIADQARTLNIPESEVIEQVMLGPAAIKRLIEPDEVAEFALYLASDKGGIITGAAHMLDLGWTAR, from the coding sequence ATGCCGCTCGAAGATAAGACTGTCCTCGTCACCGGTGCCGGCAGCGGCATCGGCCGCGCCTGTGCACAGGCGTTCGCCCGCGCGGGCGCGCGCGTGCTGGTGCATGACATCGCGCCCGAAGCGCAGCAAGTCGCCGACGCGCTCAGCGCAACCTTCCTCCGGGCCGATCTGTCGGACCAGGAAGCAGTCAAGTCGCTCGCGCAGGCGGCGTTGCACGCTGCCGGCGGCCGCGTGGACATCCTCATCAACAATGCCGGCTTCCAACACATTCACCCGGTGGAGGAGTTCCCCGAGGCCACCTGGAACAAGATGATCCAAGTGATGCTGACTGCGCCGTTCCAACTGATCAAGTATCTGTTGCCGGCGATGAAAGCGAATCGCTGGGGGCGCATCATCAACATCAGCAGCTTGCACGGCGTGGTCGCCAGCCCGTTCAAGAGCGCCTACATCAGCGCCAAACATGGCTTGATGGGCCTGACCAAGACGGTGGCGCTGGAGGCTGCAGCATTCGGCGTCACCGTCAACGCGATCTGCCCGGCCTACGTGCGCACGCCCATCGTGGACAAACAGATCGCCGATCAGGCGCGCACGCTCAACATCCCTGAAAGCGAGGTGATCGAACAGGTGATGCTCGGTCCGGCGGCGATCAAGCGGTTGATCGAGCCGGACGAGGTCGCCGAGTTTGCGCTGTATCTCGCCTCGGATAAAGGCGGCATCATCACCGGCGCGGCGCACATGCTCGATTTGGGGTGGACGGCGCGCTGA
- a CDS encoding acetoacetyl-CoA synthetase has protein sequence MQSPRRAYNLVAMTVLWQPSDALRRDSNLRHYMDWLAQQRALTFAGYDDLWRWSVNDLESFWGTLWDYFSIRASQPAGQVLARRDMPGAQWFPGAKLNYAEHAFRNAAGDRPAVIFRTETTRLRPETSALSWDELRRAVAAVAAALREQGVGAGDRVVAYIPNMPEAVIAFLACASLGAIWSSCSPDIGASAALDRFKQIEPKALFAVDGYVYNGKPNDRRGAVAELIRSLPTLQCVFRIPYLEGDARPFTEAVREVAWDDALGAMRCAQDDLRFEPVPFDHPLWVLYSSGTTGLPKPIVHSHGGILIEHLKALSFHLDLKPSDRFFWFTTTGWMMWNFVIGGLLIGSTVLLYDGSPARDEMGALWRFAEETGMTIFGTSAAYITACMKAGIEPRRRYDLGALRHIGSTGSPLSEDGFRWVYAHVKPDLWLAPMSGGTDVCTAFVGGCPLLPVHLGEMQCRYLGAHVQAFDEQGRPLVDEVGELVVTAPMPSMPIYFWNDPEMRRYRESYFAMFPGVWRHGDWVKITPRGGVIIYGRSDATINRQGVRIGTSELYRAVESVPEVLDALVIDLEILGRPSYMPLFVVLREGVALDAALVARIKQTIRTELSPRQVPDDVIAIPEVPRTLNGKKLEVPVKKILLGAPLEKAVNLGSVANPQALQFFVEFARTLNRADAPHPAA, from the coding sequence ATGCAATCGCCTCGCCGCGCGTACAATCTCGTTGCAATGACCGTGCTCTGGCAGCCCTCGGATGCGCTTCGACGCGACAGCAACCTGCGGCATTACATGGACTGGCTGGCGCAGCAGCGCGCGCTGACCTTTGCGGGCTACGACGACTTGTGGCGCTGGTCGGTGAACGATTTGGAGTCGTTCTGGGGCACGCTGTGGGATTACTTTAGCATCCGCGCGTCGCAGCCGGCCGGCCAAGTCCTCGCCCGGCGCGACATGCCCGGCGCGCAGTGGTTCCCCGGCGCCAAGCTGAACTATGCCGAGCACGCCTTCCGCAACGCCGCCGGCGACCGGCCGGCGGTGATCTTCCGCACCGAGACGACGCGCCTGCGGCCTGAGACCAGCGCGCTCTCGTGGGACGAACTGCGCCGCGCCGTGGCGGCGGTGGCGGCGGCGCTGCGCGAACAGGGCGTCGGGGCCGGCGACCGCGTCGTCGCCTACATCCCCAATATGCCCGAGGCCGTCATCGCCTTTCTGGCCTGCGCCAGCCTGGGCGCGATCTGGTCGAGTTGTTCGCCGGACATCGGCGCGTCGGCAGCTTTAGACCGCTTCAAGCAGATCGAACCCAAGGCGCTGTTCGCCGTGGACGGCTACGTGTATAACGGCAAGCCCAACGACCGGCGCGGCGCCGTCGCCGAGCTGATCCGTTCGCTGCCGACGTTGCAGTGCGTGTTTCGCATCCCCTACCTGGAAGGCGATGCTCGGCCTTTCACCGAGGCGGTCAGGGAAGTGGCCTGGGATGACGCCCTCGGCGCGATGCGCTGCGCGCAGGACGACCTGCGCTTCGAGCCGGTCCCCTTTGACCATCCGTTGTGGGTGCTGTATTCCAGCGGCACGACCGGCCTGCCCAAGCCCATCGTGCACTCGCACGGCGGCATTTTGATCGAGCACCTCAAAGCGCTCTCCTTTCACCTCGACCTCAAGCCGAGCGATCGCTTCTTTTGGTTCACCACCACCGGCTGGATGATGTGGAACTTTGTGATCGGCGGCTTGCTGATCGGCAGCACAGTGCTGCTCTACGACGGCAGCCCGGCGCGCGATGAGATGGGGGCCTTGTGGCGCTTCGCCGAAGAGACGGGCATGACCATCTTCGGCACCAGCGCGGCGTACATCACCGCATGCATGAAGGCCGGCATCGAGCCACGCCGGCGCTACGACCTTGGCGCGCTGCGGCACATCGGCTCGACCGGTTCGCCGCTGTCCGAAGACGGCTTCCGCTGGGTCTATGCGCACGTCAAGCCTGACCTGTGGTTGGCCCCGATGAGCGGCGGCACCGATGTGTGCACGGCCTTCGTGGGCGGTTGTCCGCTGCTGCCCGTGCACCTGGGCGAGATGCAATGTCGCTATTTGGGCGCGCATGTGCAAGCCTTCGACGAGCAAGGCCGGCCGCTCGTGGACGAAGTGGGCGAGCTGGTCGTCACCGCGCCGATGCCTTCGATGCCGATCTACTTCTGGAACGATCCAGAGATGCGCCGCTATCGCGAGAGCTACTTCGCGATGTTTCCGGGCGTATGGCGGCATGGCGACTGGGTGAAGATTACCCCGCGCGGCGGCGTGATCATCTACGGCCGCAGCGATGCCACCATCAACCGGCAGGGCGTGCGCATCGGCACCAGTGAACTCTACCGCGCGGTCGAAAGCGTGCCCGAAGTGTTGGATGCGCTCGTCATTGACTTGGAGATATTAGGCCGGCCGTCCTATATGCCGTTATTCGTCGTGTTGCGCGAGGGCGTTGCGCTCGACGCGGCGCTCGTGGCGAGGATCAAGCAAACCATTCGCACCGAGCTTTCGCCGCGCCAAGTGCCCGACGACGTGATCGCCATCCCCGAAGTGCCGCGCACGCTGAACGGCAAGAAGTTGGAGGTGCCGGTCAAGAAGATTTTGCTGGGCGCGCCGCTGGAGAAGGCCGTCAACCTGGGTTCGGTGGCCAACCCACAGGCGTTGCAGTTCTTCGTTGAGTTCGCGCGCACGCTGAACCGCGCGGACGCGCCGCATCCTGCCGCCTAG